One part of the Alligator mississippiensis isolate rAllMis1 chromosome 3, rAllMis1, whole genome shotgun sequence genome encodes these proteins:
- the CEBPD gene encoding CCAAT/enhancer-binding protein delta, with product MSAAAALHSLEPATCYRHWALEPATLYDAKAGGGGGCKGGRAMSAEEAAGGGGGGGGSCSLAELSAAAPAMYEDESAIDFSSYIDSMAAVPNLELCNDELFADLFNSNHKPERGADYADYLPPPPPPGPGKELGGAMASLLGCPGPGPGSGGPAAARGALKHEPDWSDSDVSPSLLPSQIALCAQTSMNLGGQPTPPTSPEPAGSCSPGSAGTPGPAGGGRERAGKKSLDRLSPEYRQRRERNNIAVRKSRDKAKRRNQEMQHKLLELSAENERLHKKIEQLTRDLGSLRHFFKQLPPASFLQPGAGSDCR from the coding sequence ATGAGCGCCGCGGCCGCGCTGCACAGCCTGGAGCCAGCGACATGCTACCGCCACTGGGCGCTGGAGCCCGCCACGCTGTACGACGCTaaggcgggcggcggcggcgggtgcAAGGGCGGCCGCGCCATGAGCGCCGAGgaggcggcgggcggcggcggcggcggcggggggagctgcagcctggccgaGCTGAGCGCCGCCGCGCCAGCCATGTACGAGGACGAGAGCGCCATCGACTTCAGCTCCTACATCGACTCCATGGCGGCCGTGCCCAACCTGGAGCTGTGCAACGACGAGCTCTTCGCCGACCTCTTCAACAGCAACCACAAGCCCGAGCGCGGCGCGGACTACGCCGACtacctgccgccgccgccgccgccgggcccgGGCAAGGAGCTGGGCGGTGCCATGGCCTCGCTGCtgggctgccccggccccggcccgggctCCGGCGGgccggcggcggcgcggggcgcgcTGAAGCACGAGCCCGACTGGAGCGACAGCGACGTGTCGCCCTCGCTGCTGCCCTCGCAGATCGCGCTGTGCGCGCAGACCAGCATGAACCTGGGCGGGCAGCCCACGCCGCCCACGTCGCCCGAGCCGGCCGGCAGCTGCTCGCCCGGCAGCGCCGGCACCCCGGGGCCGGCGGGCGGCGGGCGGGAGCGCGCGGGCAAGAAGAGCCTGGACAGGCTGAGCCCCGAGTACCGGCAGCGCCGGGAGCGCAACAACATCGCGGTGCGCAAGAGCCGCGACAAGGCGAAGCGGCGCAACCAGGAGATGCAGCACAAGCTGCTGGAGCTGTCGGCCGAGAACGAGCGGCTGCACAAGAAGATCGAGCAGCTGACGCGGGACTTGGGCAGCCTGCGGCACTTCTTCAAGCAGCTGCCGCCCGCCTCCTTCCTGCAACCCGGCGCAGGCAGCGACTGCCGGTAG